A single genomic interval of Candidatus Schekmanbacteria bacterium RIFCSPLOWO2_02_FULL_38_14 harbors:
- a CDS encoding potassium transporter Kef produces the protein MENQWIQAALWMGLAFGATLLSLRIAISIALLEIMVGVLGGSFLPLQRTEWVNFLAGFGSILLTFLAGAEVDPVVLKKRFKESMAIGILSFLAPFLGVIAYAYYIAGWGLAQAQIAGISLSTTSVAVVYAVMIETGYNETELGKLILAACFITDLGTVLALGILFANYDRYMILFIIVTVIILLLLPKFTPWFFKKVGSRVSEPETKFIFFLLFGLGGISMMAKSEAVLPAYLVGMVLAPFFLENKTLSHRMRVTAFTMLTPFYFIKAGSLVKLSAMWNSANLIFIFLLIKMGTKFTGVWPPTKIFSFGKKEGMYTTLLMSTGLTFDTISALFGLTNKIINREQYTILVTAVILSAVVPTLIAQKWFKPELKKETNDV, from the coding sequence ATGGAAAACCAATGGATTCAGGCAGCGCTATGGATGGGACTTGCTTTCGGCGCAACACTTCTATCCTTAAGGATAGCAATATCAATTGCTCTTCTTGAAATTATGGTTGGTGTATTGGGAGGGAGTTTTCTTCCGCTTCAGAGAACAGAATGGGTGAACTTCCTTGCAGGGTTTGGTAGTATACTCCTCACATTTCTTGCCGGTGCTGAGGTTGATCCCGTTGTACTGAAGAAAAGGTTTAAAGAAAGTATGGCTATAGGGATATTATCATTTCTTGCACCATTTCTTGGAGTGATTGCATATGCTTATTATATTGCCGGATGGGGACTTGCTCAGGCTCAGATAGCAGGCATTTCACTTTCAACGACATCTGTTGCCGTAGTCTATGCCGTGATGATTGAGACAGGTTATAACGAAACAGAGCTTGGGAAACTTATACTCGCAGCCTGTTTCATAACTGATCTTGGAACTGTCCTTGCACTTGGCATTCTCTTTGCAAATTATGACCGGTATATGATTTTGTTCATTATAGTTACTGTAATTATACTTTTGTTACTTCCTAAGTTTACACCATGGTTTTTCAAAAAGGTCGGGAGCCGTGTGAGTGAACCTGAAACAAAGTTTATATTCTTTTTGCTCTTTGGGCTTGGAGGTATTTCTATGATGGCAAAGAGTGAGGCGGTGCTTCCAGCATATCTTGTGGGAATGGTGCTTGCGCCTTTTTTTCTTGAGAATAAGACATTGAGTCACAGGATGCGTGTTACTGCATTTACAATGCTGACGCCATTCTATTTTATCAAGGCAGGTTCACTTGTCAAACTATCTGCAATGTGGAACAGTGCAAATTTAATTTTTATATTTCTTCTGATAAAGATGGGAACAAAATTTACAGGTGTGTGGCCCCCAACCAAGATATTCAGCTTTGGTAAAAAGGAAGGGATGTATACAACTTTACTGATGTCAACAGGTCTTACATTTGATACAATTTCAGCCCTTTTTGGACTAACTAATAAGATTATAAATCGGGAGCAGTATACAATCCTTGTCACTGCTGTTATACTTTCAGCAGTAGTGCCAACTTTAATTGCACAAAAATGGTTCAAACCTGAGCTTAAGAAGGAGACTAATGATGTTTAA